The following coding sequences are from one Triticum aestivum cultivar Chinese Spring chromosome 5A, IWGSC CS RefSeq v2.1, whole genome shotgun sequence window:
- the LOC123105582 gene encoding uncharacterized protein produces MRIMVRTLRGDRVALDVDGATTTVAQAKGMVMARERVPVAMQRLFFAGCHLDDDERTLANYGVQHDSVLFLGLRLRAASTTPCQDEMHRLQVPAGLTAAKHEVHQEMHVHAHGHAGANGAGGEEPEKAKSRKPASRRALRKILSRLHVDAWTRQHDAKLLDLLQRHAAGRGGGVGDLTGEDWSAIRAELNAATGSGFPVEELQRRVGEFRRELETVGRTKSHPRLGYDPRRRVVVAEEADWKWYTLENPDAAAYEGRSPRLALLRAVFAGDGRAGAGAKSRESRPRRCLNKLLRSFGLRCKL; encoded by the exons ATGAGGATCATGGTGCGGACGCTGCGCGGGGACCGGGTGGCGCTGGACGTGGACGGCGCGACCACGACCGTGGCGCAGGCCAAGGGCATGGTCATGGCCCGGGAGCGCGTCCCGGTGGCCATGCAGCGCCTCTTCTTCGCCGGCTGCCACCTCGACGACGACGAACGGACGCTCGCCAACTACGGCGTGCAGCACGACTCCGTCCTCTTCCTCGgcctccgcctccgcgccgccTCCACCACCCCATGCCA GGACGAGATGCATAGGTTGCAGGTGCCGGCCGGTTTGACGGCCGCGAAGCATGAGGTGCACCAGGAGATGCATGTGCATGCCCATGGCCACGCGGGTGCGAACGGCGCCGGTGGCGAGGAGCCGGAGAAGGCCAAGTCCAGGAAGCCGGCGTCGCGGCGCGCGCTCCGGAAGATCCTCTCGAGGCTGCACGTGGACGCCTGGACGAGGCAGCACGACGCCAAGCTGCTGGACCTGCTACAGCGCCAcgcggcgggacgaggcggcggcgtgggcgaCCTGACCGGCGAGGACTGGTCGGCCATCCGCGCCGAGCTGAACGCGGCGACGGGGTCCGGGTTCCCCGTGGAGGAGCTGCAGCGGCGGGTGGGCGAGTTCCGGCGCGAGCTCGAGACCGTGGGCCGGACCAAGAGCCACCCGCGGCTCGGCTACGACCCGCGCCGCCGGGTCGTCGTCGCCGAGGAGGCCGACTGGAAATGGTACACGCTG GAGAATCCCGATGCGGCGGCGTATGAGGGGAGGAGCCCGCGGCTGGCTCTCCTCCGAGCGGTTTTCGCCGGAGACGGGCGtgccggcgccggcgcgaaaagCCGGGAGTCGCGGCCGAGGAGGTGCCTGAACAAGTTGCTGCGGAGTTTTGGGCTTCGATGTAAGCTGTAG